A genomic window from Arvicola amphibius chromosome 5, mArvAmp1.2, whole genome shotgun sequence includes:
- the Acss2 gene encoding acetyl-coenzyme A synthetase, cytoplasmic, whose translation MGLPEERRKSGSGSRAREETGAEGRVRGWSPPPEVRRSAHVSSLQRYRELHRRSVEEPREFWGSIAKEFYWKTPCPGPFLQYNFDVTKGKIFTEWMKGATTNICYNVLDRNVHEKKLGDKVAFYWEGNEPGETTKITYRELLAQVCQFSNVLRKQGIQKGDRVAIYMPMILELVVAMLACARLGVLHSIVFAGFSAESLCERILDSRCSLLITTDAFYRGEKLVNLKELADESLEKCQEKGFPVRCCIVVKHLGRAELGMNDSPTRSPPIKRPCPDVQISWNEGVDLWWHELMQEAGEECEPEWCDAEDPLFILYTSGSTGKPKGVVHTTGGYMLYVATTFKYVFDFHPEDVFWCTADIGWITGHSYVTYGPLANGATSVLFEGIPTYPDESRLWSIVDKYKVTKFYTAPTAIRMLMKFGDEPVTKHSRASLQVLGTVGEPINPEAWQWYHRVVGSQRCPIVDTFWQTETGGHMLTPLPGATPMKPGSASFPFFGVAPAILNESGEELEGEAEGYLVFKQPWPGIMRTVYGNHTRFETTYFKKFPGYYVTGDGCRRDQDGYYWITGRIDDMLNVSGHLLSTAEVESALVEHEAVAEAAVVGHPHPVKGECLYCFVTLCDGHTFSSTLTEELKKQIREKIGPIATPDYIQNAPGLPKTRSGKIMRRVLRKIAQNDHDLGDTSTVADPSVINQLFSHRCLTTQ comes from the exons ATGGGGCTGCCCGAGGAGCGGCGCAAGAGCGGCAGCGGGAGCCGGGCTCGGGAGGAGACCGGCGCCGAAGGCCGGGTGCGGGGTTGGTCCCCGCCGCCGGAGGTCAGACGCTCGGCGCACGTCTCCTCTCTGCAGCGCTACCGCGAGCTGCACCGGCGTTCCGTGGAGGAGCCGCGGG AGTTTTGGGGAAGCATTGCCAAGGAATTTTATTGGAAAACCCCATGCCCTGGCCCATTCCTCCAGTACAACTTCGATGTGACCAAAGGGAAAATATTCACCGAGTGGATGAAAGGAGCAACTACCAACATCTGCTACAATGTGCTGGATCGAAATGTCCATGAGAAAAAACTTGGCGATAAAGTTGCTTTTTACTG GGAGGGCAATGAGCCAGGGGAGACCACCAAGATCACATACCGTGAACTTCTGGCCCAAGTGTGTCAGTTCAGCAATGTTCTCCGTAAACAGG GCATTCAGAAGGGTGACCGAGTGGCCATCTACATGCCTATGATCTTGGAACTCGTGGTGGCTATGCTGGCCTGTGCCCGCCTTGGAGTTTTGCACTCCATTGTG TTTGCAGGCTTCTCTGCAGAGTCTCTCTGTGAAAGGATCTTGGATTCCAGATGCAGCCTTCTCATCACCACAG ATGCCTTCTACAGGGGGGAAAAGCTCGTGAACCTGAAGGAGCTGGCTGATGAGTCCCTGGAGAAATGCCAAGAGAA ggGTTTCCCAGTGAGATGTTGCATTGTGGTCAAACATCTGGGGCGGGCAGAGCTGGGCATGAATGACTCCCCCACCCGGTCTCCCCCAATTAAGAGGCCGTGTCCAGATGTCCAG ATCTCTTGGAATGAAGGGGTTGACTTGTGGTGGCATGAGCTCATGCAAGAGGCAGGGGAAGAGTGTGAGCCGGAGTGGTGTGATGCGGAGGACCCACTCTTCATCTTGTATACCAGCGGTTCCACGGGCAAGCCtaag GGTGTGGTGCACACAACTGGAGGCTACATGCTCTATGTGGCTACAACTTTCAAGTATGTGTTTGACTTCCACCCGGAGGATGTGTTCTGGTGTACAGCAGACATTGGCTGGATCACTGGCCATTCCTATGTCACCTACGGGCCACTGGCCAATGGTGCCACCAGTGTTTTG TTTGAGGGGATCCCCACATATCCAGATGAGAGTCGCTTGTGGAGCATTGTGGACAAATACAAGGTGACCAAGTTCTACACAGCACCAACAGCAATCCGGATGCTCATGAAGTTTGGAGATGAACCTGTCACCAA GCATAGCCGGGCATCCTTGCAGGTGCTGGGCACAGTAGGTGAACCCATCAACCCTGAAGCCTGGCAATGGTACCACCGGGTAGTAGGTTCCCAGCGTTGCCCCATTGTGGACACCTTCTGGCAAACAGAAACC ggtGGCCATATGCTGACCCCTCTCCCTGGCGCCACACCCATGAAGCCTGGTTCTGCT TCTTTCCCGTTCTTTGGTGTCGCACCTGCAATCCTGAATGAGTCTGGGGAAGAGCTGGAAGGTGAAGCTGAAGGCTATCTG GTGTTCAAGCAGCCCTGGCCAGGGATCATGCGCACGGTTTACGGGAACCACACGCGTTTTGAGACCACCTACTTTAAGAAGTTCCCTGGCTACTACGTGACAGGAGATG GCTGCCGCCGGGATCAGGATGGCTATTACTGGATCACTGGCAGGATTGATGACATGCTCAATGTATCTG GACATCTTCTGAGTACAGCAGAGGTGGAATCGGCACTTGTAGAACATGAGGCTGTGGCAGAGGCAGCTGTGGTGGGCCACCCTCATCCCGTGAAGGGCGAATGCCTCTACTGCTTTGTCACCCTGTGTGATGGCCACACCTTCAGCTCTACCCTCACCGAGGAACTCAAGAAGCAGA TTAGGGAAAAGATTGGCCCCATTGCCACACCAGACTACATCCAGAATGCACCTGGCCTGCCTAAAACACGCTCAG GCAAAATCATGAGGCGAGTTCTCCGGAAGATTGCTCAGAATGACCATGACCTGGGAGACACGTCTACAGTGGCGGACCCATCTGTCATCAATCAGCTCTTCAGTCACCGCTGCCTGACCACGCAGTGA